Proteins found in one Methanospirillum hungatei JF-1 genomic segment:
- a CDS encoding ABC transporter substrate-binding protein, with protein MMKNSYISYFAIFVIVCGLILPFCSADVSFTDTSGDTITLPFAAKRIICLNSDAAEALVILGAGNSIIGLTDSTMKDTALMKHMPNAISVGDWQTPGIERILALKPDAVISYSSSKPKNAEQLKNAGINLIYLDCYKFNTLKQDITSLGTLIGADEKAEQYLTFMKKWEDEVTSRLKNIPEQDLPTAYIEGYSDYSAQGKDSGIDILMGIARGKNLAASLGEQWPKVTPEWVMSENPSVIIKTVSLKPDKTLEQVREEMIARTGFDSLDAVKEKQVFVLNGDLVYGPRSPAGLVYLAKALHPDECKDLNPKDVLQEYADTFVSGTEMGEYYAPVL; from the coding sequence ATGATGAAAAACTCGTACATTTCCTACTTCGCGATATTCGTCATTGTTTGTGGATTAATACTACCATTTTGCTCTGCTGATGTCTCATTCACCGATACGTCAGGAGATACCATCACCCTTCCATTTGCTGCGAAAAGGATTATCTGCCTGAACAGTGATGCAGCAGAAGCATTGGTGATTCTTGGGGCAGGAAACAGCATAATTGGTCTTACTGATAGTACCATGAAAGATACTGCACTCATGAAACACATGCCAAACGCGATAAGTGTTGGAGACTGGCAGACACCCGGTATTGAGCGGATTCTTGCATTAAAACCAGATGCCGTCATTTCGTATTCCAGTTCCAAACCAAAGAACGCTGAACAGTTGAAAAACGCAGGAATTAATCTGATTTATCTTGACTGTTATAAATTCAATACTCTTAAACAGGATATTACATCTCTGGGAACATTGATCGGTGCTGATGAGAAAGCAGAACAATATCTTACCTTCATGAAGAAATGGGAGGATGAAGTTACGTCACGGTTGAAAAATATTCCTGAACAAGATCTCCCGACAGCATACATTGAAGGATATTCTGATTATTCTGCTCAGGGCAAAGACAGCGGAATAGATATTCTTATGGGAATAGCCAGGGGAAAAAACCTTGCTGCAAGTCTTGGTGAACAATGGCCAAAAGTCACTCCTGAATGGGTTATGAGTGAGAATCCGTCGGTAATTATAAAAACAGTCTCCCTTAAGCCGGATAAAACGCTGGAACAGGTCAGGGAAGAGATGATTGCAAGAACCGGGTTTGACTCACTTGATGCAGTAAAAGAAAAACAAGTGTTTGTCCTGAATGGAGACCTTGTTTATGGTCCCCGGAGTCCGGCTGGTCTCGTATATCTTGCAAAGGCATTGCACCCGGATGAATGTAAAGACCTTAATCCAAAAGATGTCTTACAAGAGTATGCTGATACCTTTGTTTCCGGAACAGAAATGGGCGAATATTATGCACCAGTCTTGTAA
- a CDS encoding ABC transporter ATP-binding protein, which translates to MTLVVEKLSVHYGSIRVLSDISFSLPLGEVLCIIGPNGSGKSTLIKTIAGIMEPKYGNLSLEGQNLDSISRNEIAKKIGYVPQDFQYLTSSTVLEAVILGRRPHVQWSLTQHDLAKVDTAMEMLHITSMAEKMLTELSGGERQRVFIARAIAQEPDYFLFDEPTSALDIKHQIDVFQMIKRIADSQSRSVLVAVHDLNFAYHYADRVILLDKGEIVSMGTVEEVMTEENIISVYGIPMQFVTTDAGRYVLPDWKKAEDRTSPKPINVI; encoded by the coding sequence ATGACACTTGTCGTTGAAAAATTATCTGTGCATTATGGATCCATTCGTGTCCTCTCTGATATCAGTTTCTCTCTTCCTCTTGGAGAAGTTCTGTGTATCATCGGACCGAACGGATCAGGTAAAAGCACGTTAATCAAGACAATTGCAGGAATTATGGAGCCTAAATATGGGAACCTTTCATTGGAAGGTCAGAACCTGGATTCTATTTCCCGGAATGAGATAGCGAAAAAGATTGGGTATGTCCCCCAGGATTTTCAGTATCTCACCTCTTCAACAGTCCTTGAAGCTGTCATTCTTGGTCGCCGCCCCCATGTACAATGGTCACTGACCCAGCATGACCTGGCAAAAGTCGATACTGCAATGGAAATGCTCCATATCACATCCATGGCTGAAAAAATGCTCACCGAATTATCTGGAGGAGAACGACAACGGGTTTTCATTGCCCGTGCAATTGCCCAGGAACCGGATTATTTCCTGTTTGATGAACCAACCAGTGCCCTTGATATCAAGCACCAGATTGATGTATTCCAGATGATTAAAAGAATCGCAGATTCTCAAAGTCGATCTGTTTTGGTAGCAGTGCATGATCTTAATTTTGCTTATCATTACGCAGATCGGGTAATCCTGCTGGATAAAGGAGAGATTGTGAGTATGGGAACTGTTGAAGAGGTAATGACTGAGGAAAATATCATTTCAGTATATGGAATCCCCATGCAGTTTGTCACAACAGATGCAGGCAGGTACGTTTTACCTGATTGGAAAAAGGCAGAAGACCGGACATCTCCCAAACCGATAAATGTGATCTGA
- a CDS encoding ABC transporter permease: MNPILVYCRRDLIRWFRGKWGFISAMVMPAAWLLFVGLALPISFTDNYIDFVTPGILVMTILSASLAGGGLLILDRMLGFFNKFLALPPPRESILFGKILVISIRGIIQSTIILCFAFLVGAKLYTPSQLAGTYLILIIFGALLASAAASIAIYLDDHDQYAAANAMITMPLFFSSSAMMPYEQMPSWLIPVAQINPLSFAIDGIRIFQTGEIPLTQIGFLSILCVSIIGVAVHVFRKVQV, translated from the coding sequence ATGAATCCGATTCTGGTATACTGCCGTCGGGATTTGATCCGTTGGTTCAGAGGGAAATGGGGGTTTATTTCCGCCATGGTCATGCCTGCAGCGTGGCTCCTCTTTGTAGGCCTGGCCCTTCCGATATCCTTTACCGATAATTACATCGACTTTGTAACCCCGGGAATTCTTGTGATGACTATTCTCTCAGCATCGCTCGCTGGTGGAGGACTACTCATTCTTGACCGCATGCTTGGATTTTTTAATAAATTTCTTGCTCTTCCCCCACCACGGGAAAGTATTCTGTTTGGAAAGATTCTGGTAATTTCAATCAGGGGAATTATTCAGTCAACGATAATTCTCTGCTTCGCTTTTCTTGTTGGGGCGAAACTCTATACTCCATCCCAATTAGCAGGAACATACCTTATCCTGATCATTTTCGGGGCATTACTCGCTTCAGCAGCGGCGTCTATTGCGATCTACCTGGATGATCATGATCAATATGCTGCTGCCAACGCAATGATTACGATGCCCCTGTTTTTCTCCTCATCGGCAATGATGCCCTACGAACAGATGCCCTCATGGCTAATACCTGTAGCCCAAATAAATCCGCTCAGTTTTGCGATAGATGGGATCAGGATCTTCCAGACCGGAGAGATTCCTCTGACTCAGATCGGATTTTTATCCATCTTGTGTGTGTCCATAATCGGAGTTGCAGTTCATGTATTCAGAAAAGTCCAGGTATGA
- a CDS encoding cob(I)yrinic acid a,c-diamide adenosyltransferase, with product MDKDRKGYIQVYCGNGKGKTTAALGLSLRTLLSGGSVYFAQFCKGSETAELGLCTLFDTFVMEQYGTGKFIISDPTEEDLKQARLGLEHCKSVLSSGYFDLVVLDEIIMSVYYRLITIEEILSMLKSRKSWVEVVLTGRKAPHELIEAADLVTEMKKVKHYFDIGVKARKGIEF from the coding sequence ATGGATAAAGATCGGAAAGGATACATTCAGGTATATTGTGGAAACGGAAAGGGGAAAACAACTGCAGCACTAGGTCTCTCGCTCAGGACCCTTCTCTCTGGTGGATCAGTGTATTTTGCCCAGTTTTGTAAAGGATCAGAGACGGCAGAATTGGGGCTGTGTACACTCTTTGATACCTTTGTGATGGAACAGTATGGAACCGGGAAGTTCATTATCAGTGATCCTACTGAAGAAGACCTAAAGCAGGCAAGATTGGGACTTGAACATTGCAAAAGTGTGCTGTCATCCGGTTATTTTGACCTTGTCGTCCTTGATGAGATAATCATGAGTGTCTATTACCGGCTAATCACCATTGAAGAGATTCTCTCTATGCTGAAATCCAGAAAGTCATGGGTTGAAGTGGTACTCACCGGGAGAAAGGCGCCACATGAGTTGATTGAAGCAGCAGATCTGGTCACAGAGATGAAAAAAGTGAAACATTATTTTGATATTGGGGTGAAAGCAAGGAAAGGGATAGAATTCTGA
- a CDS encoding FecCD family ABC transporter permease produces MKSPENASISLYLSGRKQKFIVITGLTILLFCASIYALNAGSYHLSFDRILTIVHQAVMNPDLLKDFPSEKTVVIDFRMPRVLLAIFTGISLAIAGCVMQALLRNPLVSPFTLGLSSAASFGAALAIVFGASLMPFIPKEFQNGVIIFSAFLLGWFSILFIYAISQMKGSSSATLILAGVVIGYIFTAGVMILKYLTNDEKLREITLWLMGGMWGANWGAIIIVAPISLLCFLYLESKAWDLNTLSAGDDVAKNLGVNVNRLRLTGLFVSTLAASACLAFTGIIGFIGLMGPHIGRMLIGNDNRFLIPCSALLGALILLISDTAARTIMDPVEIPVGVIMYVIGGIFFMFLILRGKHRMIT; encoded by the coding sequence ATGAAATCACCAGAAAATGCATCCATCTCCCTATACCTATCCGGGAGAAAACAGAAATTCATAGTTATCACAGGGCTTACCATTCTCCTCTTTTGTGCAAGTATTTATGCCCTGAATGCAGGATCCTACCATCTCTCCTTTGATCGGATCCTTACCATAGTTCATCAGGCAGTAATGAACCCGGATCTTCTGAAAGATTTCCCTTCTGAAAAGACGGTGGTGATTGATTTCAGAATGCCACGGGTACTTCTTGCAATATTTACCGGTATAAGTCTTGCGATAGCCGGATGTGTCATGCAGGCACTCCTTCGAAATCCGCTTGTAAGTCCTTTTACCCTTGGACTCTCATCCGCAGCATCATTCGGTGCTGCCCTGGCTATCGTCTTTGGAGCCTCCCTTATGCCTTTCATCCCGAAAGAATTTCAAAACGGCGTCATCATCTTTTCAGCATTCCTTCTGGGATGGTTTTCAATTCTTTTTATTTATGCAATCTCACAGATGAAAGGTTCATCAAGTGCTACCCTTATCCTTGCCGGGGTTGTTATCGGGTATATCTTCACTGCCGGTGTCATGATTCTGAAGTATTTGACAAATGATGAAAAACTCAGGGAGATTACCCTCTGGTTGATGGGAGGGATGTGGGGTGCGAACTGGGGAGCAATTATTATCGTCGCTCCAATTTCACTCCTCTGTTTCCTTTATCTGGAATCCAAAGCCTGGGATCTCAATACCCTCTCAGCCGGAGATGATGTTGCAAAAAACCTGGGGGTCAATGTGAACAGACTTCGTCTGACCGGACTGTTCGTCTCAACCCTGGCAGCATCAGCTTGCCTTGCATTTACCGGGATTATCGGATTTATTGGTCTGATGGGCCCCCATATCGGCAGAATGCTGATTGGAAATGATAACCGGTTCCTGATCCCCTGTTCCGCCCTCCTGGGAGCACTCATTCTGTTGATCTCGGATACCGCTGCACGAACGATTATGGACCCGGTTGAGATCCCGGTCGGGGTTATCATGTATGTAATCGGGGGTATCTTTTTCATGTTCCTCATATTACGGGGAAAACACCGGATGATCACATGA
- a CDS encoding daunorubicin resistance protein DrrA family ABC transporter ATP-binding protein — protein sequence MKKEIQNCPYSKIITKKLTKNFGNLCAVNQINLSVGNEIFGILGPNGSGKTTTVLMLTTLLEPTEGTAEICGYNIQTEPRKVRDSISYVPQDMAVDVRLTGRENIHMFAELYGVQNPAERSEEVLRILELSDRADEYAKVYSGGMRRRLELAQALVHNPKVLFLDEPTVGLDVAARKKIWEHIKKLRNAGMTIFVTTHYMDEADKYCDRVAIIDHGTIKAIDTPENLKKIISKDVISVSVSGTYTGVDLPGVRFAFFEDESIIFYADSGDEALPQIKDALSVNGVTVTAMSLRKPSLDDVFLHLVGTEEDKGPFNLSTFRNMTGRRG from the coding sequence ATGAAAAAAGAAATTCAAAACTGTCCATATAGTAAAATAATCACGAAAAAGCTTACAAAAAACTTCGGTAACCTCTGTGCTGTAAATCAAATCAATCTCTCCGTTGGAAACGAGATATTTGGCATTCTCGGTCCAAATGGTTCAGGAAAAACAACCACGGTTCTGATGCTGACAACTCTCCTCGAACCGACAGAAGGAACTGCAGAAATCTGTGGATATAATATCCAGACCGAACCAAGGAAAGTCAGGGATTCGATCAGTTATGTCCCGCAGGATATGGCAGTTGACGTCAGGCTTACCGGGAGAGAGAATATTCATATGTTTGCAGAACTGTACGGAGTCCAAAACCCGGCTGAACGATCCGAAGAAGTACTCCGGATATTGGAACTATCCGACCGTGCTGATGAATATGCCAAAGTATACTCCGGTGGAATGAGAAGAAGACTGGAACTTGCCCAGGCTCTTGTCCACAATCCCAAGGTTCTATTCCTTGATGAACCCACGGTTGGGCTTGATGTAGCAGCCCGAAAAAAGATCTGGGAGCATATTAAGAAACTCCGCAATGCCGGGATGACGATTTTTGTAACGACACACTACATGGATGAAGCTGATAAGTACTGTGATAGGGTTGCAATTATTGATCATGGCACTATCAAGGCGATAGACACTCCGGAAAATCTTAAAAAAATTATCTCAAAAGATGTAATTTCGGTATCTGTTTCAGGTACATACACAGGAGTTGATCTTCCCGGTGTCAGGTTCGCCTTTTTCGAAGATGAAAGCATAATCTTCTATGCTGATTCGGGAGACGAGGCTCTCCCTCAAATCAAAGATGCCCTGAGTGTAAATGGCGTGACCGTAACCGCCATGTCACTTCGAAAACCTTCTCTGGATGATGTATTTCTCCATCTTGTCGGAACTGAAGAGGATAAGGGTCCTTTTAATCTAAGCACGTTTCGAAATATGACCGGGAGGAGAGGATGA
- a CDS encoding class I SAM-dependent methyltransferase produces the protein MKPFDIMMSDHEHYLNRITQYDTNLFRILPNAELFFSTCLSFIPHRKISIMELGSGTGYFTALMLSQYPEYQITCMDKSPEMLELAKRKEELTGCTFIEGDITTGLPEGNYDCIISTLTLHHISDNFRKNLIDEIYQKLNPGGLFICGDVMRPEEDWIESIYRNRWERHMRDTGMPEDQILETVSGREKAWPLLDTNHGFYRKLKAAGFARILSPLQYDMFGVFIGWK, from the coding sequence ATGAAACCCTTTGATATAATGATGTCTGATCACGAACATTATTTGAACCGCATCACTCAGTACGACACGAACCTCTTTCGCATCCTCCCGAATGCGGAGCTCTTCTTTTCCACATGCCTTTCATTCATTCCTCACCGGAAGATCTCTATCATGGAACTTGGTTCAGGGACCGGGTATTTTACTGCACTTATGCTCAGTCAATATCCTGAATATCAGATCACCTGCATGGATAAATCTCCAGAGATGCTGGAACTGGCAAAAAGAAAAGAAGAATTAACAGGGTGCACATTCATCGAAGGTGACATCACCACCGGCCTGCCTGAAGGGAACTATGATTGTATTATATCAACACTTACTCTTCATCACATCTCTGATAATTTCAGAAAAAACCTCATTGATGAGATATATCAAAAACTAAATCCAGGTGGACTTTTTATATGCGGAGATGTTATGAGACCGGAAGAGGACTGGATTGAATCGATATACCGAAACAGATGGGAGCGTCACATGAGAGATACCGGCATGCCAGAAGATCAGATTCTCGAGACAGTATCCGGAAGAGAGAAGGCATGGCCCCTTCTTGACACAAACCATGGTTTCTATAGAAAATTGAAAGCTGCAGGTTTTGCTCGGATACTTTCACCCTTACAGTATGATATGTTTGGAGTGTTTATTGGCTGGAAATAA
- a CDS encoding putative cobaltochelatase, whose amino-acid sequence MSHHHKKPLIPFTAIIGQDQMKKALVLNAINPTIGGVLIRGEKGTAKSTAVRSLAEILPMITVVPGCPFSCDPKKESEFCELCAEKKKQKSLPNPKDQQIRVVNLPVGATEDRVVGTIDIERALKEGIKALEPGILADANRGILYIDEVNLLDDHVVDVLLDAAAMGVNTVEREGISFSHPSRFILIGTMNPEEGELRPQLLDRFGLQVSVEALDNPDERMAIVKTSEEFLKDPDTFRQKFKRKQKDIAKKIRKAIKILPSVTISDDLVRKAVDVCIGLGVRTHRAEITIVRTAKTIAAFDGRKTVNQDDLREAIELALPHRMRRRPFEEPKVDPEKLDDLMNEPSQNQENQQDNPPDQPPSDQQESKGQNQQSEPENRTDPSASQGNAPKEQQVFRIGSPIDPDKIKSPDRRTVEKRYAPGRRFDTNGGDRRGQYIGAEKRPTGRDIALDATIRAVSPYQKMRLSDSLAIVIRSDEVLQKKRIGKTATATLFVVDASGSMGVEQRMEAAKGAIFSLLEDSYQNRDRVGLVAFRGEGADVVLPLTSSIDLAYQRLSELPTGGKTPLAAGLQKSLTILMREKQKYPSLLPLLVLITDGRANVGNGGKLKDEIGLITDDLVKAGIETVIIDTESKQKGRLSIQLGFCPFIAQRTQGRYFQISDLTASDLSSAVVSGMKTSLA is encoded by the coding sequence ATGTCTCATCATCATAAAAAACCGCTTATTCCATTTACTGCTATTATCGGCCAGGACCAGATGAAAAAAGCCCTGGTCCTGAATGCTATCAACCCGACCATCGGAGGTGTCCTTATCCGGGGTGAGAAGGGGACTGCAAAATCAACCGCGGTCCGGTCTCTTGCCGAAATACTTCCCATGATAACGGTAGTTCCCGGGTGCCCGTTCTCCTGTGATCCGAAAAAAGAATCTGAATTTTGTGAACTCTGTGCAGAAAAAAAGAAACAAAAATCTCTGCCAAATCCAAAAGACCAGCAGATACGGGTGGTGAATTTACCGGTCGGGGCAACCGAGGATCGGGTTGTCGGCACGATAGACATTGAGCGGGCATTAAAGGAAGGAATTAAAGCACTTGAACCTGGAATACTCGCTGATGCAAATCGCGGAATTCTGTATATTGATGAAGTAAACCTTCTTGATGATCATGTCGTTGATGTGCTTCTTGATGCAGCCGCCATGGGGGTGAACACGGTTGAACGTGAAGGAATATCATTTTCACACCCCTCACGGTTTATTCTCATCGGCACAATGAACCCTGAGGAGGGAGAACTGAGACCCCAGTTACTAGACCGGTTCGGACTCCAGGTATCGGTTGAGGCACTTGATAATCCGGATGAACGAATGGCGATCGTCAAGACATCTGAAGAGTTTTTAAAAGATCCGGATACCTTCCGTCAGAAATTCAAAAGAAAGCAGAAAGATATCGCAAAAAAGATTCGGAAAGCGATAAAAATCCTCCCCAGTGTAACGATTTCAGATGATCTGGTGCGAAAAGCAGTGGATGTGTGCATTGGCCTTGGGGTACGAACACACCGGGCCGAGATCACCATTGTCAGGACAGCGAAGACCATAGCAGCATTTGATGGTCGGAAGACCGTAAACCAGGACGACCTTCGGGAGGCTATTGAACTTGCCCTTCCCCACCGGATGAGAAGAAGACCGTTTGAGGAGCCAAAAGTTGATCCGGAAAAGCTTGATGACCTGATGAACGAACCTTCCCAAAATCAGGAGAATCAGCAGGACAACCCTCCGGATCAACCCCCATCTGATCAACAGGAATCCAAGGGACAAAACCAGCAATCTGAACCAGAAAACAGAACAGATCCATCAGCTTCACAAGGGAACGCTCCAAAGGAACAGCAGGTGTTCCGGATTGGATCGCCCATAGATCCGGATAAGATAAAATCACCGGACCGAAGAACGGTTGAAAAACGATACGCCCCGGGGCGACGGTTTGATACGAACGGAGGAGACCGGCGTGGTCAGTATATCGGTGCGGAAAAAAGACCAACCGGACGTGACATCGCCCTTGATGCCACAATCCGGGCCGTTTCCCCGTATCAGAAGATGCGTCTGTCAGACTCATTGGCCATAGTTATCCGTTCAGATGAAGTCCTTCAGAAGAAACGGATAGGAAAAACGGCCACTGCCACCCTCTTTGTCGTGGATGCAAGTGGTTCGATGGGGGTTGAACAGCGGATGGAGGCAGCAAAAGGGGCTATTTTCTCCCTGCTTGAAGATTCCTACCAGAACCGGGATCGTGTCGGCCTTGTTGCATTCCGGGGTGAAGGAGCAGATGTGGTTCTGCCCCTTACATCCAGCATAGATCTTGCATACCAGCGCTTATCTGAACTGCCAACCGGTGGAAAAACCCCGCTTGCAGCCGGATTGCAAAAATCCCTTACAATACTCATGCGGGAGAAACAAAAGTATCCATCATTACTTCCCCTACTCGTTCTTATTACCGATGGACGGGCGAATGTCGGAAATGGAGGAAAACTGAAAGATGAGATTGGATTAATTACCGATGACCTGGTAAAAGCCGGAATTGAAACCGTCATTATCGATACCGAATCAAAACAGAAAGGACGGTTAAGTATTCAACTTGGATTCTGTCCTTTCATTGCACAGCGGACACAGGGACGATACTTCCAGATCTCAGATCTGACTGCTTCAGATCTATCCAGTGCAGTAGTATCAGGAATGAAAACATCCTTGGCTTGA